The following DNA comes from Lentibacillus sp. Marseille-P4043.
CCGTATTTTTGAATTTTGCGTGTCGTCTTGATCAGCTAATTTATTACCGAGTACCACTAATTTCTCCAGCGTCGCTTGTAATTCCTCTTTTTCCTCAAATAACTTTTTTTCTTTTTCAGCAATTGGTTTATCTAACCCAAATACAATCTCTGTTTGCGTACTCATTCGATTTCCAATATCTTTTGCTTCCATTGATTTACCCGCTGATAATTCACCACCGATGATATTACCTTTTTGACAATAGATATTACTTCTCGCAGTACATTCACTATGTAAAATAGAGCTTTCTACAAATAAATCATTACCTGCATGGACAATACCTTGATTAATATAACCAACATGAATACTGCCGTCTGCTTCGACAATTCCCTTTTGCAAACCGGCAATTCCCCCAGAAATAAAAATGGAACCATCAGCAATTAGGGTTGCTGCTTCTACCATACCGAATATTTTAATATCACCTTTAGCCTTCACCGTATATCCTGTTGGAACATCTCCATTTATGACAATCGATCCGACGAAATCTAAATTGCCATCTTTCATTGACAGGGTTTCATTCACTTGATAGACGTTATGAACCATAATATAACGTCTATCTACACTCACCTGCCCATCTGCTATCGCATAAAAAGAGTGATCCTGTTGATTATATACTACATTTTCACCCGATTTAATTGACACAGGTTTTCCAGGATACGCCGGAACTTCATTACCATATACATCTATCCCGTTTGTCCCCTCGGTGGGCATGTAGACCGTTGCTAAACGTTGACCTTTTTGAACAGATGGGATCCGCATCACATCACGAAAATTCCATTCAACAGATTTATCAAACTCTGGATTAAGACTGAACGCATATTGAATTTCTCCATCTTTTCCATGCTTAGCAGGAACTCCTTTTGCAATCATGGTTGGGAAATCAATGTCTTCAATCCTCGTAACAAGTGATTGAACAGCATCTTCGAGAATACCTTGCTGAATCTTATCTTTAATTAAAAAATCACGCCATGTATTTTCGGTCCATTTGAAGTTCGTATCTTCTAGCTTATCTGTTCGGTATAATTCTGCCGTCATACGATCAGTTGTCATTTTGATATAAAAATAGTCTTGCAAGTCCCCCACTACTAATTCTCCTTTACAGAAATCGCTTCATTAGATAATATCATTTGAATCAAAAGAATTGAATCTGTTTAAGCATGTATTTTTTGCAATGTATTTCGCAATTTAAATATTGCTTTTCGGTGAATTTGTGAAATTCTTGATGTTGTTAACCCCAAAACATGACCAATTTCTGTTAACGTTAATTCTTCATGATAGAATAAGCTAATTACCATTTGTTCATTTTCGTTCAAGGATTTAATACCTTGTGCTAATTCTTGGTTTAGCTCTGACTGCATCATTTGTTCATCCGGTAAAACGGATGCCTCGTCAGGTAAGATGTAACCAATACCTTCTTTATGTTCATTAGTTGCTTCCTTTGGTTTATCTTCAATTGATAAGACATTAGCAAATAGCGTATCACGTATCAATGTTTCCACTTCCCTTGCTTCCAATCCTACCTTGGTGGCAATCTCTTCAGAAGTTGGAGAGCGGTGAAGTTTTTGTTCTAATTCCACGGACACTTTTTCGATCTTTTTCGTTTTTTCTCTTATAGATCTAGGGAGCCAATCCTCTTTTCTTAATCCATCAATAATAGCACCACGAATTCGGAACGATGCATATGTGTCAAATTTTAAATCACGATTTGGATCAAACTTTTTTAGCGCATCAAATAAACCCATTAAGCCGAAACTTTTAATATCATCTTTGCTGACATTACTTGGCAAATGACTAGCAATTCGTTCCACATGAAAACTTACCAGGTACATATAATTTTGGATTAACTCATTTGCTGCATCATTATCCTTATTTTCTACCCAGTTATGCCATAATTTTTGTTCCAGAGGAGATTTGTTTGCTGTCATTGTATCACTCGCTCCTCTCATCATTACTTTAAGAAGTTGTAAGAGTTACCTTCAAAGCCTCAACATGTTCTCGGTATTACACGTTATATGAATGATTCCCCCTGATTCACCTTACGTATCTTTAATTCACCCGTACTTGGCTCAAATTCAATCGTCCTTCCACAATTCCCACCTACATCTGCTGCAACAATTGGAATATGAAAATCATGAAGCTTCTGCTCAACAGCTTCGACATTTCTCGGACCAATTCGCATAATTTCTGTTGTAGATGTAAATTGAAACATTTGTGCTCCACCAGCTAGTTTTGCCTTCAATTCAAATCTTCTTGCACCCATGGAATATAGCCTCTCCATTAATATATCCATTGCAGTATCTGCATATTTATGTTTATTGATCGTTTTTTGTTTTGCCATTTTTGAATCCGGTAACATGACATGGGCAAGACCAGCCAACTGTTTTGGCAAGTCATAAATAACAACACCTACACATGAACCAAGCCCTGACGTACGAATTGTATTTGGTGCACGTACAACATTCAAATCAGCAATTCCGACCTTGACAACAGTTTGTGTGTCATTCATGGTCATCAATTCCTAAACTTGCAAAAATTCTCCCAAACGATGACGGGTCAGGTAACAACAAAAAGTGACCACGAATTCCGTTTTCTGCTAATTGCTGATTTATTTTCGTATCGATTATAATGGCATAATCTGTTACTTGTGACAACTCGAGTAATCCCACTGTCAAAATTGCTCCAGCCATATCTATGCTAAGGGAAGGAACTGACGGCTGCATATTGATATTTGTGAAATCAGATAATGCCGACAGATATGATCCCGCTAAAATATTTCCCACTTCCAGCAGAGCTGAAATCGCTAATTCATTTGGCTGTTCCACATCGTTAAGAATAAATTCAGGGTCTGATGTCACTGCTCTAACTAAATATTCGGCTTCATCTTTTGTCAGAATAAAATAAACCGTACCAGGTGCTGGGCCTTGGATACGAATAAAAATCGCTACAATCAATTCTTCTGGACCACCGATCATATCCATAACTTCGTCAAAGGCAACGACTTCAACAGCAGGGACTTGCATATCTACCTTCGTATCAAGCAGTTTTGACATCGATGTTGCTGCATTCCCTGCGCCAATATTCCCAATCTCACGTAAAACATCCAATTGAACATAGGATAAACGATTATTAAATTCCATATAGCATTATCCTTCCACTGTTTTCAACTCATTCATTTCATTCTTTGATAAAACTTTTTGAAGGTCTAATAAAATTAATAAGCGATTTTCAAGTTTTGCAACTCCTTGGATATAGTCAACATCTACCGACCCTACTACTTCAGGTGCTGGTTCAATTGCGCTTTCTGGAATATCGATAACATCATTGGCTGCATCAACAATTAAGCCAACTTCGATATCATCCATATATACAATAATGATTCGGGTTGAATCACTAAATTCTGTTTCTTCTATTCCAAATCGTTTTCGTAAATCAATAATTGGCGTTACAACCCCACGCATATTAATAACACCTTTTACGAAATCAGCGGTTTGTGGAACTCTGGTGATTGGTTCAATCCGTTCAATCGAACCAACCTGTTGTACCGAAACAGCATACTCCTCATCTTTTAGTTGAAATACAATCACCTTATGATCCATTACCGTTTCATTTTCCATCATAATCCCTCCATTAGCTTCTTTATCAAAATTCGCTTCCATTTTTCCTACATAGTGTCCGATATTGACCTTTTATTTAAGGCGTAGTTGATATAAACTGCGACACAACTTGAAATGATGGTTGGTGCGTCTACCCGCTCCGGAAATACACTACGCTTTCCGCGGGCGGCTGTTGAGCCTCCTCGAGCTGGGGTGCTCGTCGCGTAGCAGGAAATTCGATGAAGTAGCGTTCCTCGCAACTCGAAGCTTACTCGGTGGGAGTTTTGCTCGTCGCTCTGCGGGGTCTCACCTAGGCCTTTCCTCCCGCCGGAGTCTCCGTGTATTTCCTCCGCTGGTATTGTATTTACTATCATTAACCGTAGTAGTAAGTGTTCTATAAAGTATCCTACCACTTCACTAGTCCGGGTGAGCGGTGGGGTGGTGACTCCTGCGGGAACAGCACGTGTCCGAAGACCCCGCAGAGTGGTTTTCTCGAGGAGGCTGAGGCCGTGCCCGCGGAAAGCATCCACCCGGAGCGATCCCGGACGACGAGAAATGCACATACTTATAGAAAAGAGCCCAGCAGTTATGTAGCAGTTTATATCTTTTGTATAAAAAACAACAAATATTTTCGATGGGGCGAGTATCGCAGTCCCAATCTTTTGGCAAACAGCCTTATTTAATTAATGCATTGCAATCAATAATTAATGCTACTTGTCCATCTCCAAGGATTGTCGCTCCGGAGATGGCGAACACGTTTGTTAAATAATTCCCAAGTGATTTTAAAACGATTTCTTGTTGGCCGATAAAGGAATCAACAACAAGACCGGCTAGTTTATCCCCTTTTCGAACGATTACAATGGATTCGTAATCATTCTCTTGCGCATCCTCTGCCGGTACAGCAAAAATATCTTTAAGAAATACAAGCGGTATTACGTTTCCACGAAAATCAATTACCTTTTTATTGTGAGCATGCATGATTTTATCTTTATGGATAATAGCTGTTTCAATAATGGATGATAATGGAACAGCATATTTTTCTTGTTGCAATTCAATTAGCAATACAGATATAATCGATAACGTTAATGGTAATTGAATCGAGAAAGTCGATCCTTTATCCATTTTGGCATCAATTGAGATATTTCCACCTAACGATTCAATTGTATTTTTTACTACATCCAACCCAACTCCGCGGCCAGAAATATCGGAGATTTTCTCTGCAGTAGAAAAACCGCTTGCCATGATAAGTTCATAAACTTGATTATCTGTTAAAGAATTCGCTTGACTTTGGCTTACTACTTCATTAGCTATTGCCTTTTCCAATACTTTGTCTCGGTTGATTCCAGCACCATCATCGGAAATTTCAATAAAGACGTGGTTTCCACTATGATAAGCTTCCAGTTGGATTGTACCTTGTTCAGGCTTGCCTTTTTGTTTACGAACATCAGGGGTTTCAATCCCGTGATCCATCGCATTCCTGATTAAATGTACTAACGGATCCCCAATTTCATCAATAACTGTCCGGTCCAGTTCCGTTTCTGCACCAATTATCTCGACTTCAACGTTCTTTTGTAAATCCCGTGCTAATTGCCGTATCATTCGAGGGAAGCGATTAAAGACCTGATCAATTGGTACCATTCTCATTGTTAAAATAATGCTCTGTAAATCGCCTGAAACTCGCGTCATTCGTTCAACCGTTTCTTGTAAGTCATTATGATTCAATTCCGTGGAAATTTGTTCTAATCGTCCACGATCAATAACTAATTCCTCAAACAAATTCATTAGAACATCCAAACGATCAATATTTACTCGAATCGTTTTACTTGTTGATCCTTTTGTTTTTTGCTTAACTTGTTTGTCTGAATTTTGATCATCTGGCGTATTTGCTTCTTGTTCCACTTCAGCTTGCTGTTTCTTCTGTTCCTTTTGTTCCTCTTGTTCTTGATTATAGGCTGAAATAGAGAAATGATTTACGGTAACTTGATTAATCTCAGATACCTTCCAAATTCGTTCCTCTATTTCCGTTTGCTCGAAATTGGAAACGAGCAACACTGTAAATGAATTTTCGAAATTTTCTTCTTCTAAATCATTTACCGTAGGCTCTGATTTTATTACTTCACCGAGTTTTTCTAGTACTTCAAATACCATGAACACGCGGGCACCTTTTAATAGGCAATCTTCGCGCAGTTCAACCGTTATTTCATAATTGGAGAATCCCCGATCAGCCGATTCATTTAAGATAGATAATTCGAATTCATTTAATGTAGCAACTTTTTCCAGCGAAGCAGCTGTATCTAGCTGTTGCTGTGGTTGTTCGCTTTTTGCTTGACCTGTTTCTTCCCCATTTTCGATTCTTTCCAATTGATCAACTACTTCACGAACATTTCTACTGCCATCACCTTCATTTGCAATATCCTCTACCATTGCATTCAAGTGGTCAACTGCATCAAATAATACGTCCATCATTTCTGTTTGAACTTTTATTTTATCATACCGAATTCCATCAAAAACATTTTCCAACTTATGTGTTAAATTCGCTAAATCACTATACCCCATCGTAGCAGACATGCCTTTTAATGTGTGGGCAGCACGGAAAATTTCATCAATGATTGTTTTATCAGTCGGATTTTTCTCTAATTCTAGTAAATGTTTGTATAATGATTCCAGATGCTCTGTGCTTTCGTCGATGAATACATCTAAATATTCTGTCGTATCCATGTTACATCCCCCCTGAGCTTTTTACCAACTGTGTAATCGTATCTCCTACTTGGTGCAAATGTGTAATATGGTTAACACAGTTTGTTTTGATGGCTGATTTTGGCATACCATATACAATTGATGATTCTTCAGCTTCAGCAATTACGATTGTTTGCTTGTCCATTTCTTTTAACTGTTTAACACCTTCTGAACCGTCATGGCCCATACCAGTTAACACAACCGCAATTTTGTTTACGTTATTGATTGTAGCTAATGATTTGAACAAAACATCAACAGCAGGTCTGTGTCCGTTTAGCCCGTCTTCCTGCGTTAATTCAATCGCAAGTGAAGTACCTACTTGGCGTATTTTCATATGAAAATCACCTGGCGCAATATAAGCTGTATGCTGTTGGAGTATTTCACCATGTGTTGCTTCTTTCACATGAATGCCTGCCAGTGTATTTAATCGTTCTGCTAATGATTTAGTAAAACCCGCTGGCATATGCTGGACAATTAAAATCGGTGCCTGAATATCGCTAGGCAAATCCGTTAACACTCGCTGTAGTGCTCTTGGGCCTCCTGTAGACGTCCCAATGGCAACGACTGTCTTCGCATGCTGCTGGGTTATCCGGTCTGTTCTTGTTTGTTGAACAGAATCAGTAACTGTACCCGTTTTTTTAGACATTTGCGCATGTGCTGCAGTAACCACTTTGTTAATAATTTCTTGTTTCACTTTCGTAATGTCTAACGATATGGAGCCAGATGGTTTTGTAATGAAATCAACTGCACCGTTTGAAATAGCCTCCACTGTTTTGGTTGTACCTTCCTTTGTTATACTTGATACCATTACAACAGGTAGTGGCGTTTGACTCATAATCATCTTTAGTGCTGTTATTCCATCCATGATCGGCATTTCCACGTCTAATGTGATAACATCAGGTGATAAAGCCTTTATTTTATTTATTCCATCCTCTCCATTTCGTGCAGTACCAACGACATCCAAACGACTATCACTATTAATGATATCGGCGATCATTTTCCGCATAAATGCTGAATCGTCAATAACTAAAACACGAATGGGTTTCATTTTACGTTACCTCTCGATCATTAATTGTTTTAACTTCTGTACGAAAGAAAATGGTTCCTTTTTCGTTAAGCTGAATGACTTTGCTAGGTAATTAGCCGCAACTTGTTTCACCGCTTTCGAAATAGCAGCCTTTTCATTTAGTAACACATATGGAATTTGCCTTATTACCGCTGTAGTTACTGTTTTATCATCAGGTAGCACACCCATAAGTGAAACATTAACCTGTAAAAATTGTGATACGACACGTTGGAATCGTTCTAGTGCTTTCGTCCCTTGTTTTGTTGACAGTGATCGATTCATTACTACATATATCGGCATATTTTGCTTATTGTTTAAAATATGTTTAATCATACCATATGCGTCGGTAATCGATGTCGGCTCTGGTGTTGTGATAACGATACACTCATCTGAAGCCATGACAAACTGAAGACTATCATGGGTAGCGCCAGCGCCCATATCGAAAATAATATAATCATACATTTGTACTAGTTCATTGTATTGATCAAGAAAAAAATCTATTTTGGCTTGATCCATTGTAAAAAAGTCTGACAACCCAGAACCAGCAGCAATATAGTGAAGTTGGTTTGGACCTTCCTCAATAATATCATGAATCGATAATCGATCGTTAAACATGTCGACTATCGTTCTTTCTGACTGTAGTCCTAATAAAATATCAATATTTCCCATTCCAACATCCAAATCAAATAGGAGAACCGTTTTTTGATTATTTCGTAACTCCAACGAAAAATTCAACGCAAAATTAGACTTGCCAACGCCACCTTTTCCGCTTACGATGGCAATTGTTTTTGCTTGTTTTGGGTCTTGGGCAATGGTTAATTTTCGACGTAAACTTGCTGCTTGGTCATGCTTCACCGTTTTCACCCACTATGAGCTTACTAACAACGTCAGCAGAAGGTTTTGTTAAATCATCCGGAACACCTTGACCATTTGTTAGATAGGCAATCCCAATTTGCTTGTTTAACATCACATTCAGCATACTGCCATATTGTCTTGTTTCGTCTAACTTTGTGAAAATCAGCTCTTTAATCGGTATATGCTGAAACTGCTCATAAATATCAAGAATATCTTTAGGTTTTGCCGTCAGTGACAAGACAAGATATGTCTCCACATTTTGGTCAAAATTGATACTCTTTTTTAATTCTTCGACATATTGTTTATCACGGAAATTTCGACCTGCTGTGTCAACAAGAATTAAATCGTAATCTGAAAACTTGTTGATTGCTGCTTTATAATCATCATTATTATAAGCAACCTCAATTGGTACATCTAAAATTCGGGCATACGTTTTTAGCTGTTCTATTGCTGCAATCCGATATGTGTCCGCTGTGATAAAAGCAACTTTTTTGTGATCATTCAACATACACGATGCTGCAACTTTTGCTAGTGTTGTTGTTTTTCCAACACCAGTAGGACCAACAAAGTGAATAATTTGTTTATCATACGTAACACCAGTAAATGATAAATCATGCAATCTTCTAGTAATTTCCTGCTTTGTATCGCGGAAAATTTGTTCAATCGCTGGCGTTGCACTATTACCATTATGTTGTTCAATGATTTTGTCTATCAAATCGGTTGCAAGCATTTCTGTGACTTCTTGATCAAGCAAATGTTGATAGACTACCTGGTATTCCGGTGAAAAATTTGTTTTTGTTTGCGCTGATTGCAGTTCGATCATTTTTTTTAACTGTTGAATTTCTTGCAAAACCTCATGATCCGTCTTACCCGATGCTGCTGTAGAGGAAGTTTCTTTAACAACTGGCTTGATCGGCTTTTCTTGCTTTGGTTTTTTTGGCTGTGGATCAAGCGCAGCCACCACTTCAATCTTTCGTTTTTTAAGGAGGCCAAAAATCCCACCCTGTTTGATTTCCTTTGAATTAAGGATGACAGCATCAGGACCAAGCTCTTTACGAATTTGTTGCATTACTTCCGGCATTGTTGGTGCTACATATTTTTTTACCTTCATGCTACATTCACCACCCCAACACTTTGAACCTGTACACTTGGTTCTAATTCATTATATGACAAGACAACAACCTGTGGTAAAAAGCGATCAATTAATTGTTTTACGTACATCCGGATTGCTGGTGAGCATAAAACAATTGCTGTTTCCTCTTGTAATGCCAGCTTCTCAACTTCCTCATGTATCGTTTTAATAATTGTCTGTTGTGTTTCTGGATCCATGGATAAATAATTTCCATGCTCTGTTTGTTGGATGCTTTCTGCAATTAATTTCTCGACCTTGCCTGAAACCGTGATTACTTTTACAGATACATCATTATTTATATATTGTTTCGTAATTTGCGATGATAATGCTTGCCTTACATATTCCCCGAGCAATTCAGTATCATTTGTCAGCTTTGAAAAATCTGCAAGTGTCTCAAAGATTATCGGCAAATTGCGTATCGATACATTTTCTCGTAATAACTTGGCAAGAACTTTTTGAACTTCACCAATTGCAAGTGGTTCCGGTGTCACTTCTTCAACCAGAATTGGATCATTTTCCTTCAAGTGATCAATAAGCTGCTTCGTTTCTTGTCGACCAAGTAATAGATGTGCATGTTGTTTGACTACTTCCGTAATGTGGGTAGATACAACAGATGGAGGATCTACCACCGTATAGCCAGATAATTCAGCTTCGTCCTTATATTCCTCACTTATCCATTTTGCTGGAAGGCCAAACGCTGGTTCTTTTGTTTCAATACCTTCCAATGTGTCCTCATCCATATCTGGTGTCATGGCCAAATAGTGATCCAATAACAATTCCCCTGAGGCGACTTCATTTCCTTTGATTTTTAGACAGTATTCATTAGGGTCTAACTGGATATTATCACGAATCCGTACAACCGGTATAACCATTCCAAGCTCGATCGCCAGCTGCCTTCGTATCATGATCACCCTATCAAGTAAATCACCGCCTTGACTTGTATCTACTAGTGGAATAAGAGAATAACCAAATTCGAATTCGATTGGATCCATGTTTAATAGATTGATAACATTTTCCGGCGATTTCATTTCTGATGATTCGGTTTCCTCTTCTTCCTCTATATCCGGTATTTCCGGTTCACTCGATTGCTTCTGTAAATAATAACCACTAAGTCCTAATAATGCAGCGAGTGTAGTCGTAATAAAAAAGTTTATCGGTGTTAATCCAAGCAGAAAAATAGCTCCGGCAGCAATATATAACAATTTCGGATATTGCAAAAGTTGCCCCGTTACTTCTGTGCCTAAATTTCCTTCACTTGTAGCTCTTGTTACAACAATTCCTGTAGCCGTCGAGATTAGCAATGCTGGAATTTGACTAACCAAACCATCGCCAACAGTAAGTCGCATAAAAGTGTTGATTGCTTCTTGGAATGACAAATCCATTTGAACGATCCCAATAATTAGCCCAAAAATGATATTGATTAATACAATGATAATTCCGGCGATAGCGTCCCCTTTAACAAATTTACTGGCACCATCCATGGAACCATGAAAATCTGCTTCAGCTTCTACCTTTTCACGTCTTTCTTTCGCTTGTTGTTCCGAAATCAATCCAGCATTTAAATCTGCATCAATACTCATTTGTTTTCCTGGCATTGCATCCAATGAAAAACGAGCAGCTACTTCCGAAACACGTTCCGATCCTTTCGTAATGACCAGGAAGTTAATGATAACCAAAATAACAAATACCACAAATCCAACTAATGGATTACCGCCAATAACAAATGAACCAAATGTATCAACAACGCCACCAGCTTCCCCTTCTGACAGAATTGACCTTGTTGTGGAAACGTTAAGTCCCAGGCGAAATAAAGTCAACAGCAAAATTAAAGTTGGAAAAACGGAAAATTGCAATGTATCTTGTGTATTCATAGAAACTAAAATAACAATAAGTGCAAGTGATATGTTACACAAGATCAAAATACTTAAGAGCCATCCCGGAAGCGGCACAACTAACATAACAATTATTAAAATTACTCCTAATAGAACAGATAAATCACGTGCCTTCATCGATGTCACCCTTTTTGCTTAAACTTTGTTCTCCATGCGATAGACATATGCTAAAATTTCTGCTACCGCTTGATAAAATTCTTCTGGAATAACGTCACCTATTTCAATAGCGTCATATAACGCTCGTGCTAATGGTCGGTTTTCTACTGTGATTACGTCATTCGCTTTAGCAATTTCCTTGATACGAAATGCCGTGTGGTCGACCCCTTTTGCAACGACGTACGGCGCACTGGCTGTTTCTTCATCATATTTAATCGCGATGGCGAAATGGGTTGGGTTCGTAATGACTACATCCGCAGTCGGAACTTCACTCATCATCCTTCGGGTTGCCATTTGCCGCTGTTTCTCTTTTATTTTTGATTTAATTAAAGGATCGCCTTCCATGTTTTTGTGCTCATCCTTAATATCCTGTTTTGACATTTTAATGTTCTTTTCAAAATCATATCGCTGATAGGTATAGTCAAATACGGCTAAGAATAGTAGCGCAATGGCAGCTGCTATTCCCATAATAATCGTAACTCTGCCAAAAAAAGCTAATGCACTATCAATGTTTTTAAAGGATAGCATCATCATTTCATCTTTATAAATCCATATAATTGAAAATGTAATAACTCCAATAAAAGTAATTTTCAATAACGATTTAACAAGTTCTACCAACGCTCTCGCTGAAAAAACTTTTTTTGCACCTTTAATGGGGTCGAGTTTTTTTAAATCAAACTTTAATGGTTCTGTTGTAAATAAAAAGCCAATTTGCGTAAAATTAGCAGCCAAGCCGGCTATAATAGCAATTAACATAATTGGTGCCAACATTTTTGCTACTTCTATTGTAGATTCTGTAAAAACCTGATGAACCGTGCTTTCTGTAACATCCCATTGAATATACTCGGTAAAAGCATGCTGATAAATTGAGACCAGGCTATCTTTCATAAAGCTGCCAAAAACAAATAAAATCAAAAAACAGAACAACAATAGAAACGCCGTGTTAATATCCTGACTTTTGGCAACTTGTCCCTTTTTCCGCGAATCCTCTCGTTTTTTAGGGGTTGCTTTCTCGGTCTTTTCACCTGCAAAGAATTGTAAATCTAATTTTAATTGCAAGTTACACACCTCCGAATAATTGCATTAAACCCCTCATCGTATCAAACATGGTAGCGAACAAACTTTTCACCAACATGATATATAAACTTAAAAAGAGCAAAATAACGACAAAACTGACAACGATTTTCAACGGTAAACCTACAACAAAAACGTTTAGCTGTGGCACTGTTCTAGCGATAATTCCTAAAGCAACATCGACTAAAAACAAACAGCCAACGATTGGGATGGACATTTGAAATGCAATCAGAAACATTTGATTAAACGCATCAATTACATAATCAATAATCGATTCATCTTGAAATGGGACGAATGCATCAATTGGAATTAAATTATAACTATAATAGATTCCGTCTATTAACAAATAGTGTCCATTGACCGATAATAGAAATAGAAGTGCAATTATATAAAAATATTGACCTGTTAATGGACTTTGTGCACCTGTTTGAGGGTCTATCACATTCGCAATTGCAAATCCCATTTGAAAATCAATAAACCCACCAGCAATTTGGATTGCAGCGAGAATGATATAAGCGATTAAACCAATCAAAAGGCCAACAATCACTTCTTTAATAAGTAATAAAAAATAAGTTTCGTCAAGCGCCACTCCTGTTGCATCAACTGTATAAAACATGGTTAAAGCGAGAAAAAAACTAAATCCGATTTTAAACTGCATCGGAATGGTGCGATAGGAAAATAACGGTAATGTTACAAAAAAAGCAGCAACACGTACAAATATAAGCAAAAAAACCGGTACACTAGCTAAATTAATGATATCTAACATGCTTTACCCTACAAACTGATTTAAATTTTGATATAAATCGACAGTGAATTCGATCATTCTTGTTAACATCCATGGGCCGAAAAACACCAATCCAACTAATACCGCGACTATTTTAGGAATAAAGGCAAGCGTTTGTTCTTGAATTTGTGTTGTCGCCTGAAATATACTAACAAGAAGCCCAACAGCAAGTGCCAAAATAAGCAATGGACCTGTAATTAGTAAAATTGTATAAATTCCTTTTTCTGCTAGTTCTAAAACAAATTCACTATTCAAACAAACACACCCCTTTCTACTGGAAGCCTTCTAATAAAGAATGGGTGATTAAATACCAGCCATCTA
Coding sequences within:
- a CDS encoding DUF342 domain-containing protein, which produces MGDLQDYFYIKMTTDRMTAELYRTDKLEDTNFKWTENTWRDFLIKDKIQQGILEDAVQSLVTRIEDIDFPTMIAKGVPAKHGKDGEIQYAFSLNPEFDKSVEWNFRDVMRIPSVQKGQRLATVYMPTEGTNGIDVYGNEVPAYPGKPVSIKSGENVVYNQQDHSFYAIADGQVSVDRRYIMVHNVYQVNETLSMKDGNLDFVGSIVINGDVPTGYTVKAKGDIKIFGMVEAATLIADGSIFISGGIAGLQKGIVEADGSIHVGYINQGIVHAGNDLFVESSILHSECTARSNIYCQKGNIIGGELSAGKSMEAKDIGNRMSTQTEIVFGLDKPIAEKEKKLFEEKEELQATLEKLVVLGNKLADQDDTQNSKIRITKLKQRHSYNQTAERLAEVDEELHQLNAHIGKEQETKLIVRGQLYSNVMVAFGKYKRKIDTTNQHVQVKLVNNEITIQPL
- a CDS encoding FliA/WhiG family RNA polymerase sigma factor encodes the protein MTANKSPLEQKLWHNWVENKDNDAANELIQNYMYLVSFHVERIASHLPSNVSKDDIKSFGLMGLFDALKKFDPNRDLKFDTYASFRIRGAIIDGLRKEDWLPRSIREKTKKIEKVSVELEQKLHRSPTSEEIATKVGLEAREVETLIRDTLFANVLSIEDKPKEATNEHKEGIGYILPDEASVLPDEQMMQSELNQELAQGIKSLNENEQMVISLFYHEELTLTEIGHVLGLTTSRISQIHRKAIFKLRNTLQKIHA
- a CDS encoding chemotaxis protein CheD, giving the protein MNDTQTVVKVGIADLNVVRAPNTIRTSGLGSCVGVVIYDLPKQLAGLAHVMLPDSKMAKQKTINKHKYADTAMDILMERLYSMGARRFELKAKLAGGAQMFQFTSTTEIMRIGPRNVEAVEQKLHDFHIPIVAADVGGNCGRTIEFEPSTGELKIRKVNQGESFI
- a CDS encoding chemotaxis protein CheC — translated: MEFNNRLSYVQLDVLREIGNIGAGNAATSMSKLLDTKVDMQVPAVEVVAFDEVMDMIGGPEELIVAIFIRIQGPAPGTVYFILTKDEAEYLVRAVTSDPEFILNDVEQPNELAISALLEVGNILAGSYLSALSDFTNINMQPSVPSLSIDMAGAILTVGLLELSQVTDYAIIIDTKINQQLAENGIRGHFLLLPDPSSFGRIFASLGIDDHE
- a CDS encoding chemotaxis protein CheW, which encodes MENETVMDHKVIVFQLKDEEYAVSVQQVGSIERIEPITRVPQTADFVKGVINMRGVVTPIIDLRKRFGIEETEFSDSTRIIIVYMDDIEVGLIVDAANDVIDIPESAIEPAPEVVGSVDVDYIQGVAKLENRLLILLDLQKVLSKNEMNELKTVEG
- a CDS encoding chemotaxis protein CheA; protein product: MDTTEYLDVFIDESTEHLESLYKHLLELEKNPTDKTIIDEIFRAAHTLKGMSATMGYSDLANLTHKLENVFDGIRYDKIKVQTEMMDVLFDAVDHLNAMVEDIANEGDGSRNVREVVDQLERIENGEETGQAKSEQPQQQLDTAASLEKVATLNEFELSILNESADRGFSNYEITVELREDCLLKGARVFMVFEVLEKLGEVIKSEPTVNDLEEENFENSFTVLLVSNFEQTEIEERIWKVSEINQVTVNHFSISAYNQEQEEQKEQKKQQAEVEQEANTPDDQNSDKQVKQKTKGSTSKTIRVNIDRLDVLMNLFEELVIDRGRLEQISTELNHNDLQETVERMTRVSGDLQSIILTMRMVPIDQVFNRFPRMIRQLARDLQKNVEVEIIGAETELDRTVIDEIGDPLVHLIRNAMDHGIETPDVRKQKGKPEQGTIQLEAYHSGNHVFIEISDDGAGINRDKVLEKAIANEVVSQSQANSLTDNQVYELIMASGFSTAEKISDISGRGVGLDVVKNTIESLGGNISIDAKMDKGSTFSIQLPLTLSIISVLLIELQQEKYAVPLSSIIETAIIHKDKIMHAHNKKVIDFRGNVIPLVFLKDIFAVPAEDAQENDYESIVIVRKGDKLAGLVVDSFIGQQEIVLKSLGNYLTNVFAISGATILGDGQVALIIDCNALIK